One region of Vigna angularis cultivar LongXiaoDou No.4 chromosome 10, ASM1680809v1, whole genome shotgun sequence genomic DNA includes:
- the LOC108335476 gene encoding transcription factor bHLH30, with amino-acid sequence MKKELDDQGQCSSQPINNNNNNNIQSYQEHLLLQQQMHQHQHQQQQQNSDNIFGGSRGLMFPEVTPIMQPWSMPPVHSFNPGPVHYNHINTNPVRDHHDQTFIVPPTPSPYASFFSRRVPSLQFAYESPSSDLHHLRIISDTLGPMVQPGSAPFGLQAELGKMTAQEIMEAKALAASKSHSEAERRRRERINNHLAKLRSLLPNTTKTDKASLLAEVIQHVKELKRQTSLIAESSAVPTEADELTVDAADEDGKFVIKASLCCEDRSDLLPDLVKTLKALKLRTLKAEITSLGGRVKNVLVIAGDEESSNTNGEQSIQQQQQQYCITSIQEALKAVMEKSGGGDESASGIVKRQRTNNTNFLEQRSL; translated from the exons ATGAAAAAGGAATTAGATGATCAAGGACAGTGTTCCTCTCAACCaatcaacaacaataacaacaacaatattcAAAGCTACCAAGAACACCTTCTCCTTCAACAACAGATGCATCAGCATCAGCATCAGCAGCAGCAGCAAAATAGTGACAACATCTTCGGGGGTTCAAGAGGGTTAATGTTCCCTGAAGTTACTCCAATCATGCAACCATGGTCCATGCCTCCGGTTCACTCATTCAACCCGGGTCCGGTTCACTACAACCATATTAACACCAACCCTGTCAGAGACCATCATGACCAAACGTTTATAGTCCCTCCCACACCTTCACCCTATGCGAGCTTCTTCAGCAGAAGGGTCCCTTCTCTACAATTTGCATACGAGAGTCCTTCTTCTGATCTCCACCATCTAAGGATCATATCTGACACCCTCGGACCTATGGTTCAACCCGGTTCAGCACCCTTTGGACTCCAAGCCGAGTTGGGAAAAATGACTGCTCAAGAAATCATGGAGGCTAAGGCTCTTGCTGCATCAAAGAGTCACAGTGAAGCAGAAAGAAGACGTAGAGAGAGAATCAACAACCATCTTGCCAAGCTTCGGAGTTTATTGCCCAACACTACAAAA ACAGATAAAGCTTCGCTGCTAGCAGAAGTGATTCAGCACGTGAAGGAGCTGAAGCGGCAAACCTCTCTGATAGCAGAAAGCAGTGCAGTGCCAACCGAGGCAGACGAGTTGACAGTAGATGCAGCAGACGAAGATGGAAAGTTTGTGATCAAAGCCTCACTGTGCTGTGAAGATAGATCAGATCTCTTACCCGACCTCGTAAAAACGTTGAAGGCCTTGAAGCTGAGAACCCTCAAGGCTGAGATCACATCGCTTGGTGGGCGTGTGAAGAACGTGTTGGTCATTGCTGGTGACGAAGAAAGTTCAAACACCAATGGAGAACAAAGCATtcagcagcaacaacaacaatactGTATTACCTCAATACAAGAAGCACTGAAGGCAGTGATGGAGAAGAGTGGTGGTGGAGATGAATCAGCTTCTGGGATTGTTAAGCGCCAAAGGACTAATAATACCAATTTTCTTGAACAAAGATCTTTGTAA